The stretch of DNA AGGTAGCCACATCTCGGCGATCAAGCTGATCGAGGCGCTGAACCCCTCGCTCGTGCGGCCGCTGATTGCGCTGCAGGCAGAGGCGGGTCCCGTGGCCGACTATCTCCGGGAGCGGCGCTTGCCCTACCTCCTGGCACCGGGCCGCCCTCTTGCCAAGCGCGGAGATGTGGCCAAGCTCGCCCGCTCGATCATGCATGTTCTGTGCGATACCGGACGCCTGACCCGGTTCTTGACCGACAATGCGGTTGATGTCGTGCACACCAATGACGGCCGCACCCATGCGCAGTGGATGATCCCCGCCCGCCTGGCGGGTGCGCGCCACATCTGGCACCACCGCGGTGATCCCGATGCGCTGGGCGTCAACTATTTCGCCCCGATCGTCTCCGATCACGTGATCACCGTTTCGAGCTTCGCGCGGCCCAGACATCCGATCATCGCCATAGGCTCAAAGCTCTCGGTCGTGCACAGTCCTTTCGATGTTCCATCCAGAATGGGTGACCGTGAGGCAGCCCGCGCCCAATTGCTGAAAGCCCTGAATGTCGCGCCCGAGACGCGCTTTCTCGGCTATTTCGGCCTGCTGATCGAGCGTAAGCGGCCGATTGCCTTCGTCGAGGCCGTGGCCGCCTTCGTCGAGAAATGCCCGGACATTCCCGTCATGGGCCTCGTCTTCGGCGTGCCGGGAACGGAATCCCCTCACTATGACCGGCTGATCACCGAGCGCGCCCGCGCGCTCGGGATTGAAGATCAGATCCGATTGATGGGGTTTCGCCAGCCGGTCGAGCCCTGGATGCAGGCGATGGACGCGCTGCTCGTCCCCGCCGTGCGCGAGCCCTTTGGCCGGACGCTCATCGAGGCGATGTTCCTCGGCACCCCGGTGGTCGCGACGAGCGACGGTGGCAATCTCGAAGCGATCGAGCATGGCGTGACGGGATATCTGGTGCCACCCGATGAACCCGCTGCCTTCGTTGAGCCGGTGCGCGCGCTATTGGTCAACGAGAGGCAGCGTCACGCGATCGTCGATGCGGCGCGCGCCCGGGCCCTGGCGAGCTACAGCGTCGAGCGCCATGTGGCTGAGCTGACCGCCATCTATCGCGCATGCGTTTTCCCGGGAGAAAGCCGTGATGTCAGTCATGCCTAACAAGGCGAGCTTAAGCCTTGAAGACATCGACTTCCTGATCATCGGCGCAACCAAAAGCGCAACCACCTGGCTCCAGAAATCCCTGCAGCTCGATCCGGCCGTGGCCATGCCCGACCCGGAGCTGCATTACTTCAGTCGGGAGTTCGGCCGCGGCGATGCCTGGTATCTCGAGCAGTTTCCGAAAGAGGGCGCGGCGCGTTTGCTGGGCGAGAAGTCGAACTCGTACCTCGAGAGCGCGACGGCCGCCCAGCGGATCGCGCGCCTGCTGCCGCACGTCAAGCTGATCGCTCAGCTCCGCAACCCCATCGACCGCGCCTATTCCGACTACTGCATGATGTTTCGCCGTGGTGAGGTCACCGGCAATATCGAGGCCTATCTCGATCCACGCGGTCCTCATGAGACGCGCTTGCTCCGGGCGGGACTGTATTTCGAGCAGCTGAAGGCCTTTTACGACAGCTATCCCGCCGGTCAGATCCATGTGACCCTCTATGAGACGGTGAACACCGATCCGGTCGGCCATCTTGCTGCTGTGCGTCGATTTCTGGGCCTCGGCGCAACAGACACGCCGCCTCTGCTCACCCAGAAGGTGAAGGACAAGACCGAACCGGTGCTGCCGCCTCATCTTCGGCGCTGGCTCGCGCCCGTGAAGCCCGTATTAGCGCCCGTGCGCAACTCGCCTTTGGTCCGGACCTTGCGCAATGCGATGGCGTCCGAGATGCGGTATCCCGAGCTCACCTGCCGGCTGCGGGACCGGCTTGCCGAGCATTACCACAGAGACGTCGAAGCCTTGAGCCACCTGGTCGGCCGCGATCTGTCGGGCTGGCTCACCGGGCCGTCAGTCCCAGCGCGCGCGGCCGGCGCCATGTCAGGCAAGTGCGTGTGAACCGCATCCATCCCGGGGTTTTACTGACACCGGCTTCGGTTCTGCTCCCTTTCCGCCAATAGAATTTTTAGCAAACTGTTCAGTCTTGTTCCTGAGCTGAAAGTAGATCTTTGCAGCTGCCGAGAACATCTAGGTTAATTCTGAATTAAACTAGGGTCTTCCGGCTGCGCTGGTGTGCCTTCCGCTCGAATTCAGCAAAAATGATCTCGGTGGTTTGGCATGGTGGACGATAATTTTGCCGCGCGTCAGACGCCGCAAGCGAACCTTCCCACTCCCTCCCGATTGGATAAGCTGGTCTCGACCATTGCCGATCTCGACGGCCTCCGTCGGCGGACCGCCGTCTGGATCGGACAGGGCAGGGCGAGTTTCGCCTATCGCAGCGCCAGGACGAGGCTGCGCTCGATCACCCGGGCAACTCTGCGCAATCGGGATCTCTACGTGCTTGATCTCGGGCTCGCGGCCTTCGCCCTGATTTTGGCGACGGCGCTGCGCATCGGGCCGCAGGAGCTTGCAGCAGCCCCCGACCGCATTCGGTCTCTAGCGGAGATGTCCTTTGTCTTCACCGGCATTTGCGCCATCACCTTTCCAGTGATCGGCCTCTACAATCGCAATTGGAAATATGCTTCGATCCTCGATTATTTGAGCCTGGTCCGCGCAGTCGTCATCGCCTCGCTGATCCTGATCACCGGCATGTTCTTCTATTCCCGTTTGGCCTTCGTGCCGCGCTCGACGATCGCCATCGAGATCGTGATGCTGGTCTCGCTCTTGGCCGCAACCAGGCTTGGCTTCAGACGCGAAGACCTGAAGCTCTTCAAGCCTCTCGCCCCCGCCGCACGGCGCGAGCCGCTGGTGCCGGTTCTCATGGTCGGGGTAGGCCAGGAAGCGGATATCTATCTTCGCGCGCTGCAACGCGACCGCACGGCCTCATACTGGCCCGTCGGTTTTCTGAGCCACTCCGAAGCAGAGATTGGCTCCACCCTGCGCGGCGTGCCGGTGCTCGGCACCATGAAGGATTTCGACGCGGTCTTTGCCGAGCTCGAAGGGCGTGGGAAGCGTCCACGCCATCTGATTTTCACCATGCCCCTCTCATCCGTTGAGGCGGAAGAGGCCGAGCGCCTGATTGCGGCGGCCGACCGTCGGGGCATGGTGGCCTCGCGCCTGAGTTCCGCCACCGAGCTTCGCAATCCCCTGCTCAAGAAGGAGTTCGAGCTGCGCCCGATCGAGCTCACCGATCTCCTGGAGCGTCCGCAAACCGCCTTCGACATCGCGGCCTTGCATCGCTTCGTGTCCGGACGGCGCGTTCTGGTCACCGGGGCCGGTGGCTCGATCGGCAGCGAGCTCACACGGCAGCTTGCAGCCCTTGGGCCGGCCCACATGGCTCTGCTCGACAATTGCGAGTTCAATCTCTACACGATCGACCTGGACCTGCGCGACAACTACCCCGCTATATCGCGCTCGGCCCATCTTTGTGACGTGCGTGATCCCCGGCGTGTCAACGAGATGTTTGCACGGCACAGGCCCGAGCTGGTCTTCCATGCCGCAGCGCTGAAGCACGTGCCCATGGTCGAGCTTAACCCTTGCGAGGGAGCGCTCACCAATGTCTGCGGCACGGTGAATGTGGCGGATGCCGCCAAGCGCTGGGGCGCCGCGGCCATGGTGCAGATCTCGACCGACAAGGTCGTGAACTCGACCAGCGTGATGGGTGCAACCAAGCGGCTGGCCGAGCTCTATTGCCAGGCCCTCGACATCGAGGGGATTGCCGATATGAGCGCTCCCCGCTTCATGACGGTTCGCTTCGGCAATGTCTTGGGATCGAGCGGCTCATTGATCCCCTTGTTCAAGAGCCAGCTTGCCCGCGGCGGTCCGCTGACCGTCACCCATCCTGACATGGAGCGGTTTTTCCTGACAATCAGGGAAGCCGTGCAGCTCACGCTCCAGGCCTCGGCCTACGGCCTTGAGAAAAATCTCGGGCAAGGCGAGATCTTTGTCCTCGACATGGGTGAGCCCATCAAGATCGTGGACATCGCCCGGCGCATGATCCGGCTCGCCGGCTACACCCCCGACCGCGACATCAAGATCGAGATCATCGGATGTCGTCCCGGCGAGAAGCTGTTCGAGGAACTGTTCGATAGCGCCGAGCGGCGGGTGACGCCACCGGTCCCCGGTGTGCTTGGTGCGGTGCCATCGCCAGTGCCGCTCCCCGTGCTGCGCCATGCCTTCGAGCAGCTGCAATCCTGTGCCGAGGCAGGTGATAGCGAGGGGCTGTTCCGGGCCATTCGCACCGTGTTGCCCAACTACCGCAAGGAAGATCAAACCGAACGCGAGGCACCCTTCGCAATGGCCGGTCATCAGGCTCGGCCTGCGATACACGTGGTTCACTGATGACCTTGGGCGTGCGAGCATGCTTTAGCAGTGATGGAGGCCTTAGCCTTCCCGTGCTCGCGCTGGCCGCCTGCCTCATGGCCGACCCCGCCACGGCCGGGAACAAGGGCGAAGACAGCCGCATCCTAAACACCCTGGAGCAAGCCGCCGAATTTTATTCAGGCCTCTCGCTGAAAGGCGCCTATGTCTGGGAATATTCGGCCGATCTGAGGGTTCGGAAAGGTGAGGGCAAGGTTGGGCCCACCACGGCCTGGGTGCAGCCGCCGGGAACACCGGCCGTCGGGGCCGCATTTCTGCGCCTGTATGAGATCACCGATAAGCCTGCCTGGCTCGGGGCGGCGCGCTATGCTGCGGAAGCCTTGATCGAGACGCAGCTCATTTCGGGCGGGTGGTATAATGCGATCGAGCTTGACCCCGAAGCCCAGGACCGCTGGTGCTATCGCGCGCGGGGTATAACGGCCGAGACTTGCGACAGGATCGAGGACAACCGGGCGCGCAACCGCACCCTGCTCGATGATGACAACACCCAGAGCGCTTTGCGCCTTCTCATCTGGCTTGACCGCATCTTCGAGGGCAAGGACGGAGCCGTGCGCGATGCAGCCCTGTATGCGCTCAAGCGGCTGTCCGAAGCGCAATATCCCGTGGGCGCCTGGCCGGTCATGTTCGACAAAGCGCCAAAGATGGACGAGATCAAGCCGGCGCCCGCCGCAAGCCTTCCCGCGGATTGGTCGCGCACATGGGTCAAGCCGGCCGGCGGCCCCTATTACATCCTCAATGACAATCTGATGCGCGACATGGTGCACCTGTTTCTCGTCGCCGAGCAGCACTTCGCCG from Rhodoligotrophos sp. CJ14 encodes:
- a CDS encoding polysaccharide biosynthesis protein, translated to MVDDNFAARQTPQANLPTPSRLDKLVSTIADLDGLRRRTAVWIGQGRASFAYRSARTRLRSITRATLRNRDLYVLDLGLAAFALILATALRIGPQELAAAPDRIRSLAEMSFVFTGICAITFPVIGLYNRNWKYASILDYLSLVRAVVIASLILITGMFFYSRLAFVPRSTIAIEIVMLVSLLAATRLGFRREDLKLFKPLAPAARREPLVPVLMVGVGQEADIYLRALQRDRTASYWPVGFLSHSEAEIGSTLRGVPVLGTMKDFDAVFAELEGRGKRPRHLIFTMPLSSVEAEEAERLIAAADRRGMVASRLSSATELRNPLLKKEFELRPIELTDLLERPQTAFDIAALHRFVSGRRVLVTGAGGSIGSELTRQLAALGPAHMALLDNCEFNLYTIDLDLRDNYPAISRSAHLCDVRDPRRVNEMFARHRPELVFHAAALKHVPMVELNPCEGALTNVCGTVNVADAAKRWGAAAMVQISTDKVVNSTSVMGATKRLAELYCQALDIEGIADMSAPRFMTVRFGNVLGSSGSLIPLFKSQLARGGPLTVTHPDMERFFLTIREAVQLTLQASAYGLEKNLGQGEIFVLDMGEPIKIVDIARRMIRLAGYTPDRDIKIEIIGCRPGEKLFEELFDSAERRVTPPVPGVLGAVPSPVPLPVLRHAFEQLQSCAEAGDSEGLFRAIRTVLPNYRKEDQTEREAPFAMAGHQARPAIHVVH
- a CDS encoding glycosyltransferase family 4 protein, with product MCRAPITVCFPFIGDEIGGSHISAIKLIEALNPSLVRPLIALQAEAGPVADYLRERRLPYLLAPGRPLAKRGDVAKLARSIMHVLCDTGRLTRFLTDNAVDVVHTNDGRTHAQWMIPARLAGARHIWHHRGDPDALGVNYFAPIVSDHVITVSSFARPRHPIIAIGSKLSVVHSPFDVPSRMGDREAARAQLLKALNVAPETRFLGYFGLLIERKRPIAFVEAVAAFVEKCPDIPVMGLVFGVPGTESPHYDRLITERARALGIEDQIRLMGFRQPVEPWMQAMDALLVPAVREPFGRTLIEAMFLGTPVVATSDGGNLEAIEHGVTGYLVPPDEPAAFVEPVRALLVNERQRHAIVDAARARALASYSVERHVAELTAIYRACVFPGESRDVSHA
- a CDS encoding sulfotransferase family protein, with protein sequence MSVMPNKASLSLEDIDFLIIGATKSATTWLQKSLQLDPAVAMPDPELHYFSREFGRGDAWYLEQFPKEGAARLLGEKSNSYLESATAAQRIARLLPHVKLIAQLRNPIDRAYSDYCMMFRRGEVTGNIEAYLDPRGPHETRLLRAGLYFEQLKAFYDSYPAGQIHVTLYETVNTDPVGHLAAVRRFLGLGATDTPPLLTQKVKDKTEPVLPPHLRRWLAPVKPVLAPVRNSPLVRTLRNAMASEMRYPELTCRLRDRLAEHYHRDVEALSHLVGRDLSGWLTGPSVPARAAGAMSGKCV